AGAATTTAGTTTCGATTTGATTTTAGAATTGGAATCAAAATTGTATTGACACGTTCAGCTCTGGTTTCGAATCATATTGTGGCCATATTTATCAAtaacctttaaaaaaaataaagtgatcGATAAATATGGGATGTTTTAGGTAAAAAATTTATATGATCTGAGTGAAAATTTTATTCATTCCAACTTACCTAAAACGTTACATATCTAATCTAATTttaaataaatacatatttaattatttcgttTCGACATGTTCCGTATTGGAACAATCTAGGTAAATGGTTACTTGAAGGTCAGACCAGTTACTGTTCATTTGGCAGAGCTTATTTGTTTATCAACTTCTGATTATTTTTAAGCTCAATTGAGCGTTTGATGCATAAAATGAAAAGAGCTTACAGCTTTTTTAGACAAAAAcacttctaataataattattatttccgtctcaaaataaatataattttttatCTGTAATTTATATTGAAAAATTTGCATTTATTTTGAGTCGGAAATAATATGTATATTTTAGACAGAAGCTGTGAAGCAAGAAATCATGGTTTCCCGCTTATGGGAGACACGGAGCTACATAAGCTTCACAAACTCTTATCCTACATAAGCTTCACAAACTCTTATCTCAATTTTCCAACTTATTATTTAAAATACCAAATATAttctaaatgaaaaaaaaaatgaaccCAAATTTGCTATGAATTCTTTTCCATAAATCCCAGCAATGAGCCCCAAAATTTTGACGACTCGTCTTCTCCTAGCAGCTGCGTGCATATCCTTCTACTGAAAATTCGATAAATTCTATTTGTTTATTTTTCTCCTATTACACCAAAATTTAAATAATTTTTGACAGCAGACGATTCTGTATCATAAAATCAAACAGACGATTTGGACAACCAATTGCTTCGATTTGAATTATCCGGATATAGCTACTAAATCAATTTATTTTTTTATAGTGAATTAGATGAATATACGAATTTTTGTTGATTCCATAATTGGATTTCTTAATTTCTCATATTATTGATTGGGTTTTGTTGTTCTGGTGAAAATCAATTTGAATAATTATGGGGAAAGTTTAGCTGGTCGAAGTGTCAAATCTTGGTGATTGTCGTGAGAATAATTGATACTTTGGAGGTTATGTAACATAACTTATGTTGAAGTTTATAGGCTGTTTTGATGCTTTGATAAACCAGGAAGGCCTTTGTCAAGATGCTCATGCAATTGAAGGACTTGTATAAGCAATTGACGAAAATTACATGTCAAGGAAAGTTTGCAGCCTGGAATCAAAATTTTAATTAGAGATCTGCTCCCAACCCTTCGTCCCAAAATAGATACAAATTTTTCAATACAAATtacatataaaaatttatatttattttaaaacggAAATAGTATTATCTTCGTTATATGATAATATATCACGTATTAGTAACATGTATATTTTCTATTGTGATTTAAGCTTGTTTTTATTTTACTACAGATATTCATCGCTTTTTTCACTCACTCACTCACCCAACCAACTTTATACATTAACCAGATTTTAAATTAATTTAACATGATCAAGTAAAATAAAGAAAACAAGTAAatgcaatgagttatatacaaatttATTAGGTGATTGTAATCTATAGATAAGTGAATAATTAagatttgaattttttttaaatcatATTGTTTTTTGAAAGTACTTCTAAAGTGTATTGTTCTAATTATATTCATCACTGAATGATATATTAAAGATTTTATAGTACATGAGTAATTCTTTTGAAAGAAAtacaataaataattaaattaatttataatGATATATACTTTTTTAATTTAAATATTGTTTTACCAAACACGTATTTATAAAAAATCATACGAAAATTATATTCTTAAAACAATTTTATCGGACATCAAAAACTTTTCATTTTCATTCGAAAAGAAGTGTTTTGATCAGCAGTAAGATTTATTCAAACGGCCATTAGCTGTTAACAGCCGCATTCACACGACCACACCGAGACCAACAAAGCAGAATCCCAAGTTACCAAAAGCCAAAATTGCTCGACTCCCTATGTAGCTTTTTCCATCACCCCCTATACTCACTTAACTTTTATTTTCAGGAAAATACGTGTGAGGTACGAAAATATATTTTCACTGACTCACTCAGGagtaatttttaaaaatattttataaaattaaaaatgaataatttttttctgaagattaaaaatgaataatttttttctgaagattaaaaatgaatattttttaaCTAGTATAACTAAAAATATGTAATGAATTAAATTTTAAATATGGTGTAAAAATTTATATAGTACATAGAGTAAATTAAATGCTGACAACAGACAGGTAATAGTAACTATTATTTAGTTCCATTGATGTAAGTACTTTTTCTTCCTTCATTCTGCTTTACTACTGTCCGTATTTTTATCACTCTCTTTCTTCTCACTCACTAACCCGATTACTCTCTAGGCACCGCCATTGTTATCTTCTCGAGCTCAGAAATCAAACCCACTTCACTTTAGTTAGTTCTAAGCTCTTCAAGTTGAAAAAAAATGGCAGCTTTAGTACTCATTATGCTCATTTTCGCCATGACTGGACATTCAAGTAAGCTTTTTTTTTAGTTCTATAATTCTACATCTTTCTTTAATAAAGTCTCTGTtttttatctatctatctatctgggTTTTTTAAACTGAGATCTCATTTGGGTAGGTGCCACGTGGTGTGTTTGCAAACAAGGAGCTGATGCAATATTGCAAAAGACATTGGACTATGCTTGTGGAGCAGGAGGTGATTGTAGCGCTATCCATGAGAAGGGAGCTTGTTTTAATCCAAACACTGTGAGAAGCCATTGCAATTATGCTGTCAATAGCTTCTTCCAAAATAAAAAACAAGCTCAAGGCACTTGTGATTTTGCTGGCACTGCCACTATCTCAACTTCTGACCCTAGTAAGTTGTTTTTTTGTTGTCAACATTAAGATTTTAGGGACGAATTTTCAAAACTTTTCAAACTTAAGGGGGCAACTGGCCCCACCACCAGCCCTTAGATTTGCTGAAATTTGAAGTTGAAAGCTCAATAGGGATGCAAATGCAATTCTACATTTTGTTGAACTATCTATCCTGTTAAAAAAGTTTTTTTATTGTGATAAGGTAAGTAATCCGGTTTGGTAATTTGCAGGTACTCCTGGCTGCATTTACTCTGCTAATCCCGGGTATGCTTTCATGTTTCATCCGTCTATCAATTAGTCATTACAGACTGTTTGTAAAGTTTGATACTCATTCATGTTTGTGTGTTTGTGTTTAGTCATTTAAGCTTCATTAGTGAGAGCCCTGGTAATGAATGTAGTCTGTTTGTAAGTAGGTATATATATAGAGGTTTACTCAGGAAAGTCGATGCTAATTACTGATGTAGAACTGCTTCCTTAGGATTCTTTAGATTTTCACTTCAGAAGCTCTGAATCTTGCAAGATAGATtcttttttaaaatcaactagcttAATTAATGCGCCTTTATAGCTAGTGAATTCAAATTTGAATGATTTATCAGTGGGGCTTTAGATAGAAGCGGGACCGTATCCTTACTGCATAAATGTTTTTTCAGTCATTATCAAAATTAAGTAGGGCCTCTGGTCAAGGCAATGGTTTTATTTTCAAAATAAATGTCTTTAACAACGGTATTCTTTAGTTCAAATCCTCCCCAACTAAGAGAGTTGCTTGAAAAAAAACCATTTTTGTCAACTTACCCACCTTGGATCGGTGGCTCATGTGGACACAATGTTGATATTTCCATTAAGTTTTATGCAGCCAGATTTCTATCGCAGGATAATGAAGTTTAATCACGTTAGTCGAGAAAAATAGTTCATTTAGTAAGAGAGATGGGAATTGATTACAGTTGAATAAATTACAAACAATAATCTTTTTTCCTTGCTATATTGGCGATACTGATCCACTAGCTATCATGCAAAACTCAAATAGTTGGTGCTGTTTAAGAATAAAAAGTGATACAATCTATAGTCCTCTATATTTTTAATGAAGTTAAAGTTCTTTCTTTTAGACCAGCAAACCCTCGGTGGATTGGCATCAATTTCTTTTCTTTAGTGGGAAGATGATAACTTTTTGAAAGAATTTGAGTCTCTATCAATTTTTTTTTGCACTTTAGGCTCCAAAGAGTACAAAATTTGAATACTTTTATCGTCAAATGAAATACATGGGCTTTTGATCATAGTCTAAACAAGCCCTTTTTGTCATTTTGACTCGTTTGTATATACGCTGCATGATGATGTTCCTGAATAGTTGGCAATCTTTAGCTGTGACTTTTCTTACTTTAGTTAAAGATGCTGCAATTATTGGGATCTGTATGTATAGTATTATATATACTACAATAGCGTCTTAGTAAAAGTCGACATTTTGTCTTATAAAACCATTTGCTAGCTCCCTTTTTGATTTATATATGCTTCTCAATTATTTGAATTCACATGTGTGTGGGATCCACATAGATTTTCACTATCAATGTCCAAGTTATTGTCATTGCATTCCAGGTCTCTCCAGAGTATTCATACTGGCGAGCTCACAGGTCCTTGTTGGCATGAGGGGCTTGTCAAAGTCATTCTTTCAGTGGAACCTcacttttcttttccttttttctTATCTACACTCTTAGCCACACTCTTGCCATTTTCCATTGCCATATTACTATAGAGCATTGCTTGTTATTTCTGTTCTCACGATAGAATCTTGCTTCTAGGTCCAAGTAGTCTTAACTCTTAAGTTCTGTTTCATGCCATTGTTTACTAAGGTGTGCTGAGAAATTTTGGTGAACCAGTCTTCAAATTGCTACTTGTTATTCTTTTATAATCCATTTTAAAAAGCAAATTGTACCAGACCAGATTGGACACTTATCCTCCGATTTTATTTCCTGCTCTTTTCTATTTACACTAAGATCGTGTAATCGTCTAGCCCATAGCGTTGCTAATTTAAGAACCTAGGGGATAGGACAATTACCGGATTCCCTGGTGAATGTAGCCACTGCtgattttatttattataatactCTATATATATGTAGCATGATCACTGGATTATTATGTGATAATTCTTTTGGGATAGTACGCTAATTAGTCCCTATATTTTGAGTAAAAGTCCAAACTTGGTCTTTTTTTCAAAACCGTATGGAAAGTCGGGGTTTGTTTTCCTTCTAAAGGTCAGCAAGCAGAGACCAATTTCAAACGTTTAGAAAATAAAAGGACGTCCAATACTGGACTTTCACTAAGTTACTGAGACTAATTGATGAATAGGTAGTATTTTTCACCTATTTGCAAGCTTGTTTACTTGTCATGTGCTCATGTTGCTTGGAGAAACTTGATTGATTTCTATTCTGTACTCAGTTCCGGCACGACACCTACTGGCACAACCTCTCCGGCGACGACCACTCCGTCAACCACTACCACAGTGCCAAACACCGGCACCACTAATCCGTACTCGTCAACACCAGCCGGAGGAGGGATGTTAGGAGGAATCAATGGTGGTACCTCCGGACTGGGACCCTCGGGATCTGGAATGAATGACGATATTAGTCGTGGTGGGCCCCGACTCCATGCCAGCTACTTGTTCATGATTCTCTTCATAACCCTTGTGTGTTTTCAGGCTTAATAACATCTCTTTCTCTACTTACTTTTGTTCTATCTATCTCTAATCTGCGTATGTTTTTTCAGCTTTTTTGTATGTACATCTAGATCATCTCTAAGTAGTTTTAATTTTCTAATATGAAAGAAACTGAAAAAAACTTCtgttggagtattattattattatcactattattatgtattatttgaCTGTCGTCTTTGGTAAGTCATGCTTTTACATTTTTACTTGGTGGTTGGTAGTTATAAAGTACCCAAAATTTAACCGTAACCGGTTTAGATTCATATCAAGTACATGCGAACCTCGATTATATACCTCCGTCTCAAAAATAGatgtaaatttttatatataatttgtattgaaAAATTTGCATCTATTTTGGGACGGAAATAGTAATACCGAGGAGAAATATATGGACATAACATTAAGGAGGGTTTTATAGTGAAAATGAGGCAGTACTTTCGTCTGCGTTTTGGGATAAAATTCCTGAATATAATTGTATATAGTTTGAATCGTCACATTTTTGTTAGGAGGTAAGGAAATAACTTTTTTCATTCATTATAGTTCTAGTAAAATTCCATATTCCGTTTATTAGAAAAGGTAATGATCCGTCAGGTTCTCGATTAATCTTTGACAATTTATTAATCCGTTTTATTCCAAAAGAGAGAATTTACCGTAACTTATTAATAAATTGTTAAATGGAAATATTAATCCATTTTATTTCAAAAGAGAGAATTCACCATAACTTATTAATAAGTTGTTAAACGGAAATAAGGGAATGCAAACATTTAACTTAAAAAATACTCTTTCCGTTGTACAAATAGACGACGTTTTTATGTTTCTTTTTGTCTTTAAATAGTTAACGTTTTGAGAATATCAATGCATTTTTTTACATTTTTATCCTTCCACTAACTTTACATcacatataattaataatttaattaaaaaagaGAAAGGTTAAAATTGTAAAATAAAgatgatatttatattaaaattaataatattggtaTGCGTAAAAAATTCGAATATGTTCACtattagtaataaataataatctctaatctctctatttatttgcattagttaatctttttttttttaacactATCGCATAAGACTTTAATTCATTAAAATTCTTAAAGTGTAAACTAGTGAGCGGTATGTAGATTTTTATGGCCAGTTCCTACCGCTTCTTACCTAAACAATTAGAATGAGAGATTTATCTCATGGTTAGTGAAGAGACCTAAAACAGGTATATGGATTTGGGTCAATGTTGGATCAAAGAATGAGTTTGGTTGCCTGAGAAAAAAAAGTCTGAGTTTGTCTGTCTGGTCCAGTTTCATTATGTTAAATATACATATTTTAATCAAAactatttttttaataatttttttcatataataattttttttctaatttttgttTTATATTATAACAACTTTATATATAGTCTATATAACCAGTCATATTATATGATTATATATTTATCAATATACACTAAGTGATTAAATTATAAAAACTTTTTACATTCTAAACAAACACATAATCATGTTATTATACTTAAAATTTAGCTATTTTTTTACGGTTAGGTTTAAAAAAAGAAGATAATTTTACAATTAGTTAAATTCAACGGACAAAAGTTACATTTACCTTCGTCTTCACATATCATACGTGACGTATTCCTCTTCTGTGTGCCTTTCACTCAGTCACCTTCACATAAATTTTCCAGTACTCAAAAAAAAACTCTCCATTCTCCAAGATTGTGTATGATTTCCGCCATTGTTAGGTAGTTATGAAAGAAATCCAGCCATTGAGCGGTCTCAAAAACACTCATGCAAGCGGCAAATCCACCATTAATGAAAATCAACAACTATCAAGCTGCAGCTTCGTCAAACAAATggtgagaaaaaaataaaaaaaccctAGCTTTCTCTAATGTT
Above is a window of Rutidosis leptorrhynchoides isolate AG116_Rl617_1_P2 unplaced genomic scaffold, CSIRO_AGI_Rlap_v1 contig148, whole genome shotgun sequence DNA encoding:
- the LOC139881370 gene encoding PLASMODESMATA CALLOSE-BINDING PROTEIN 2-like → MAALVLIMLIFAMTGHSSATWCVCKQGADAILQKTLDYACGAGGDCSAIHEKGACFNPNTVRSHCNYAVNSFFQNKKQAQGTCDFAGTATISTSDPSTPGCIYSANPGSGTTPTGTTSPATTTPSTTTTVPNTGTTNPYSSTPAGGGMLGGINGGTSGLGPSGSGMNDDISRGGPRLHASYLFMILFITLVCFQA